The proteins below come from a single Microbulbifer sp. Q7 genomic window:
- a CDS encoding PP2C family serine/threonine-protein phosphatase produces the protein MSEAKVRERPSGVSQSAANSLKRSAGATHTGYRREQNEDAYWGDEAQGIWVVADGLGGHHAGEIASQTVVEEIQRSSATDRHYEQALRRAHALLIGDENTTTAMGTTAVVVAEDGGYFHIYWVGDSRAYLWTPPNPTQNDPLHANGTLKQLTVDHSYVQMLVDSGAINQEEAANHPNRHVITRCIGGSSNPTLEIDRASFSWEKGQKLLLCSDGLSNEVSEAEICQVLASNGDNQRASELLIAAALDAGGRDNVTVQVISSPDKAAPTSENLNSRTSSQETGSRYLLASKGTLFAKVATIAIIFSLSVFAAWQLLNG, from the coding sequence GTGAGTGAAGCCAAAGTACGGGAACGCCCCAGTGGTGTGAGCCAGTCCGCCGCCAATTCGTTGAAGCGCAGTGCGGGCGCCACCCACACCGGGTACCGGCGAGAACAGAACGAAGACGCCTACTGGGGTGATGAGGCACAGGGCATCTGGGTAGTGGCAGACGGACTCGGCGGCCACCACGCCGGGGAAATCGCCAGCCAGACCGTGGTCGAAGAAATCCAGCGCTCTTCCGCAACCGATCGCCATTACGAACAGGCCCTGCGCAGGGCCCATGCACTGCTGATCGGTGACGAAAACACCACCACCGCCATGGGCACCACCGCAGTTGTGGTGGCGGAAGATGGTGGTTACTTTCATATTTACTGGGTCGGTGACAGCCGCGCCTACCTCTGGACTCCGCCGAACCCAACGCAAAATGACCCTTTGCATGCAAATGGAACTCTGAAGCAACTGACGGTCGATCACTCGTACGTGCAGATGCTGGTGGACTCCGGGGCGATCAACCAGGAAGAAGCCGCCAACCACCCCAACCGACACGTGATCACCCGCTGCATCGGCGGCTCCTCTAACCCCACGCTCGAAATCGATCGCGCCTCTTTCTCGTGGGAAAAAGGGCAAAAACTGTTGCTGTGCAGTGATGGCCTGAGCAATGAGGTCAGTGAGGCAGAAATCTGTCAGGTACTCGCCAGCAATGGCGACAATCAACGCGCCAGCGAGTTACTGATTGCCGCCGCGCTTGACGCCGGTGGGCGCGACAACGTGACCGTGCAGGTGATCAGTTCGCCCGACAAGGCCGCGCCAACTTCTGAAAACCTGAACTCCCGCACATCATCACAGGAAACTGGGTCCCGCTATTTATTGGCCAGCAAGGGCACACTGTTCGCGAAAGTCGCTACAATTGCGATTATTTTTTCACTCAGTGTTTTCGCGGCCTGGCAGCTGCTGAACGGATAA
- a CDS encoding bifunctional serine/threonine-protein kinase/formylglycine-generating enzyme family protein: MEVVSSGTASLEIPGYQILKKINQGGMSTVYLATQRSMGRQVALKVMSPVLNADPIFSERFQREANIVGQLSHPNIVAIHDIGRYRSLNYIAMDYLPGGSVADALTKGAIEPLEALHITRQIAMALDHASNKGYVHRDLKPENILFREDGSAVLTDFGVARAVARTTRMTNTGMVVGTPHYMSPEQARGAAVDGRADLYSLGVVFYEMLTSAVPFQAEEAVAIAIKHLTDPIPRLPARHSLYQGLIDRFLAKDPDQRFQRGLDVVDAIDQLLSALDGKTPASTTKMNNTSVRVSSLLRALVMTLYGTLSDRLSARWARWRDKPLHQQNPRAEQQTIMRLQQVMQQAAPVKRRSWLFAATLLGSIALVWVLFSLFSNKFQWQSESGLVNDAVDLTSQMLLPPSYVDDAIGNDPVPAELPGPVNPLTASQSNQLRPVLRTESPAPTPAAPANVAEETAAAPETDDSLQSPPPAEPEEVAVEVVPPTYALKVSAKPQDARIRVMNIVPRYTPGMALEPGRYDIEVSKAGFSTVRRWIEITSADVNLAVELERRFFPGKSFQSPLKSGGKGPAMVVVAPGKFTMGNNRRPFTSPAHKISITRPYAIGTHEVTFDEYDRFAKATGRALPADEGWGRGTRPVINVTWQDAQRYAKWLSGESGQKYRLASEAEWEFAARAGTETPFWWGDGSARGKANCRRGCASEFNSLFSVATAPVGNYKANPYGLYDTSGNVGEWVQDCFLGDFTNHRDDARPVQLKNCKLRVIRGGSMREPLRNISSDYRTGLSEKATSKEVGFRLVMEL, encoded by the coding sequence ATGGAAGTTGTCAGCAGCGGCACCGCTTCGCTGGAAATTCCCGGCTATCAGATCCTGAAGAAAATCAATCAGGGCGGAATGTCGACGGTCTATCTGGCAACCCAGCGCAGCATGGGCCGGCAGGTGGCACTCAAAGTCATGTCCCCGGTGCTGAATGCCGACCCGATTTTCAGCGAACGCTTCCAGCGGGAAGCGAACATCGTCGGTCAGCTCTCCCACCCCAACATCGTTGCGATTCACGATATCGGCCGCTATCGCAGCCTCAACTACATCGCCATGGATTACCTGCCAGGTGGCTCTGTGGCCGATGCGCTGACCAAGGGAGCCATTGAGCCCCTCGAAGCGCTGCATATCACACGCCAGATTGCCATGGCGCTGGATCATGCCAGTAACAAAGGGTACGTGCACCGGGACCTGAAACCCGAAAACATCCTGTTCCGCGAGGATGGCTCCGCCGTTCTCACCGACTTTGGCGTGGCCCGTGCCGTGGCCCGCACCACCCGCATGACCAACACCGGCATGGTGGTTGGCACGCCCCACTATATGAGCCCGGAACAGGCCCGCGGTGCCGCCGTGGATGGCCGCGCCGACCTCTACAGTCTGGGGGTGGTGTTTTACGAGATGCTGACCAGTGCGGTGCCCTTCCAGGCGGAAGAAGCAGTCGCTATTGCGATCAAGCACCTGACCGACCCGATTCCGCGCCTGCCCGCCCGGCACTCGCTGTACCAGGGGCTCATTGATCGCTTCCTGGCAAAAGACCCGGACCAGCGCTTCCAGCGTGGGCTGGATGTGGTTGACGCCATCGACCAGCTCTTGTCCGCACTGGACGGCAAAACCCCCGCCTCCACCACCAAGATGAACAACACCTCGGTGCGGGTGTCCAGCCTGCTTCGCGCGCTGGTGATGACCCTGTACGGCACACTGAGTGATCGCCTCAGTGCGCGCTGGGCCCGCTGGCGCGACAAGCCCCTGCACCAGCAGAATCCGCGTGCCGAGCAACAGACCATCATGCGCCTGCAGCAAGTGATGCAGCAGGCTGCCCCGGTCAAACGACGCTCCTGGCTGTTTGCCGCGACCCTTTTGGGAAGTATTGCCCTGGTGTGGGTTCTGTTCAGCCTGTTCAGCAACAAGTTCCAGTGGCAGAGTGAGTCCGGCCTGGTGAATGATGCGGTCGATCTGACCTCACAGATGCTGCTGCCACCCTCGTACGTGGATGACGCCATTGGCAATGACCCGGTGCCGGCGGAGCTGCCGGGCCCAGTAAACCCGCTGACCGCAAGCCAAAGCAACCAGCTGCGCCCCGTGCTGCGCACGGAATCCCCGGCGCCCACCCCAGCAGCCCCGGCTAACGTCGCCGAAGAAACTGCCGCGGCGCCCGAAACCGATGACTCTCTGCAGAGCCCCCCTCCCGCGGAGCCTGAGGAAGTCGCCGTCGAAGTGGTGCCGCCCACCTATGCCCTGAAGGTATCCGCAAAGCCGCAGGATGCCCGCATCCGGGTGATGAATATCGTCCCCCGCTACACGCCAGGTATGGCGCTGGAACCCGGGCGCTATGACATTGAAGTCAGCAAGGCGGGTTTCAGTACCGTACGTCGCTGGATAGAAATCACCTCCGCCGACGTCAACCTCGCGGTGGAACTGGAGCGGAGATTCTTCCCCGGTAAAAGCTTCCAGTCTCCGTTAAAGTCCGGCGGCAAGGGTCCGGCCATGGTGGTGGTAGCCCCGGGTAAATTTACCATGGGCAACAATCGTCGCCCCTTCACCAGCCCGGCACACAAAATATCCATTACCAGGCCCTACGCCATCGGTACCCACGAGGTCACCTTTGACGAGTACGACCGTTTTGCCAAGGCGACCGGCCGCGCACTACCGGCCGATGAAGGCTGGGGACGAGGAACCCGCCCGGTCATCAATGTGACCTGGCAGGATGCCCAGCGCTACGCCAAGTGGCTGAGTGGGGAGTCGGGCCAGAAGTACCGGCTGGCGAGCGAGGCTGAGTGGGAGTTTGCGGCACGCGCCGGCACTGAAACCCCATTCTGGTGGGGGGACGGCAGCGCCAGGGGCAAAGCCAATTGCCGCCGCGGCTGCGCCAGTGAATTCAATTCACTGTTTAGCGTTGCCACCGCACCGGTGGGGAACTACAAGGCAAACCCTTATGGCCTGTACGACACCTCTGGCAACGTGGGTGAGTGGGTACAGGACTGCTTTCTCGGGGATTTCACCAACCACCGCGACGATGCACGCCCGGTGCAGCTAAAAAACTGCAAGTTGCGCGTGATACGCGGTGGCTCGATGCGCGAACCACTACGCAACATCAGCTCGGATTACCGCACTGGCCTCAGTGAAAAGGCCACCTCGAAGGAAGTGGGCTTCCGCCTGGTTATGGAGCTTTGA
- the rlmKL gene encoding bifunctional 23S rRNA (guanine(2069)-N(7))-methyltransferase RlmK/23S rRNA (guanine(2445)-N(2))-methyltransferase RlmL, with protein sequence MTVQYSFTATCPKGLENVLAEELRALGAAVEREQPAAVRFHADLSMAYRVCLWSRMANRVLLNLGQSKVEDAEALYSAVVDIPWEEHISPTGILWVQFSGTNREIRNSQFGAQKAKDAIVDRLRKTTGARPDVDKRDPDLSVMLRLHRDVLEIAIDLCGDSLHRRGYRTHIGAAPLKENLAAALLVRAGWPAIAEEGGALLDPMCGSGTFLVEGALMAADIAPGLMRDSFGFERWLNHQNDLWLPLREEALERRSAGLQKPLPEIRGYDADAKVLFAAESNIARAGLDKHVRVSCRPVAAFKVPSHRPVKPGLVITNPPYGERLGEQEALRETYAELGSQLKQEFGGWKAAIFTGNPELCHATGLRSHKQYKLFNGSLPSQLLLFDIHQQRADGDSRDSAKPRLSDEAQMVANRLQKNLRTTGKWANKNGIENYRLYDADLPEFSAAIDVYRSTEGQTYAHIQEYRAPASIPEQKARARLSELVRATRHVLELPARNVSIKERRRHSHKESGSQYQKRGEGAQAFWVDEYGAQLEINLWDYLDTGLFLDHRPVRQYLKQIARGKKLLNLFCYTATATVQAGIGGCVESTSVDLSKTYQAWAQRNFRQNGLDPYRHQLIEADCLQWLEAAQQNRRGHYDVIFLDPPTFSNSAKMRGVLDIQRDHAQLIEQCMALLSPGGTLLFSNNLRSFKMDREVQEAFSVENLSAKLLDKDFQRNPRIHNVWEIKAP encoded by the coding sequence TTGACTGTCCAGTATTCCTTTACCGCCACCTGCCCCAAGGGGCTGGAAAACGTACTTGCCGAAGAGCTCCGCGCACTTGGGGCTGCCGTCGAGCGCGAGCAGCCGGCCGCCGTCCGTTTTCACGCTGACCTGAGCATGGCCTACCGGGTGTGCCTGTGGAGTCGCATGGCAAACCGTGTACTGCTCAACCTGGGGCAGTCAAAGGTGGAGGATGCCGAGGCGCTTTACAGCGCGGTTGTCGATATTCCTTGGGAGGAACATATCAGCCCCACCGGGATTCTGTGGGTGCAGTTCTCCGGTACCAACCGAGAGATTCGCAATAGCCAGTTTGGCGCGCAGAAGGCCAAGGACGCCATCGTCGACCGCCTGCGCAAGACGACCGGTGCCCGTCCGGATGTAGACAAAAGAGATCCGGACCTGTCCGTCATGCTGCGCCTGCATCGTGATGTTCTGGAAATCGCCATTGACCTGTGTGGCGACAGCCTGCACCGCCGCGGCTACCGCACGCACATCGGAGCCGCGCCGCTCAAGGAAAACCTCGCCGCGGCGTTGCTGGTGCGCGCAGGCTGGCCGGCCATAGCCGAAGAGGGCGGGGCACTCCTCGACCCGATGTGTGGCTCCGGAACCTTTCTTGTGGAAGGGGCGCTCATGGCGGCGGACATCGCGCCGGGGCTGATGCGGGACAGCTTTGGGTTTGAGCGCTGGCTCAACCACCAGAATGACCTGTGGCTGCCGCTGCGCGAAGAGGCGCTCGAGCGCCGGTCAGCGGGCCTGCAGAAACCCCTGCCGGAGATTCGTGGCTACGATGCCGATGCGAAAGTCCTGTTTGCGGCGGAATCGAACATTGCACGCGCAGGGCTGGACAAGCACGTGCGCGTGAGTTGCCGTCCGGTGGCCGCGTTCAAGGTACCCAGTCACCGACCGGTCAAGCCAGGACTTGTGATTACCAATCCGCCTTACGGCGAGCGCCTGGGAGAACAGGAAGCGTTGCGGGAAACCTACGCCGAGCTGGGCAGTCAGTTGAAACAGGAATTCGGCGGCTGGAAAGCGGCGATATTCACCGGCAATCCGGAACTCTGCCATGCCACCGGATTGCGCTCCCACAAGCAGTACAAGCTGTTCAACGGCAGCCTCCCAAGCCAGCTTCTCTTGTTCGATATCCACCAACAGCGCGCTGACGGTGACTCTCGAGACAGCGCCAAGCCGCGTCTGTCGGACGAAGCGCAGATGGTGGCGAACCGCCTGCAAAAGAATCTGCGCACGACCGGAAAGTGGGCCAACAAAAACGGCATCGAAAACTACCGCCTGTACGATGCGGACCTGCCTGAGTTTTCAGCGGCGATTGATGTTTACCGCTCCACCGAAGGGCAAACCTACGCCCATATTCAGGAGTACCGCGCACCAGCGAGTATTCCAGAGCAGAAGGCGCGTGCGCGCCTGAGCGAACTGGTGCGCGCCACGCGCCATGTGTTGGAGTTACCTGCGCGCAATGTCTCTATCAAGGAGCGTCGCCGTCATTCGCACAAGGAAAGCGGCAGTCAGTACCAGAAGCGGGGGGAGGGCGCGCAGGCGTTTTGGGTCGACGAGTACGGCGCGCAGTTGGAAATCAATCTGTGGGATTACCTGGATACCGGGCTGTTCCTGGACCACCGGCCGGTGCGCCAATACCTGAAACAGATCGCCCGCGGCAAAAAACTGCTGAACCTTTTTTGCTACACGGCAACCGCGACGGTGCAGGCGGGCATCGGTGGTTGTGTGGAAAGCACCAGTGTCGATTTATCCAAAACCTACCAGGCCTGGGCGCAGCGCAATTTCCGGCAGAACGGTTTGGATCCTTATCGGCACCAGCTGATCGAGGCAGATTGCCTGCAGTGGCTGGAGGCGGCACAACAGAATCGCCGCGGTCACTACGATGTGATTTTTCTGGACCCGCCGACCTTTTCAAACTCTGCAAAGATGCGCGGTGTCCTGGATATCCAGCGCGACCACGCGCAGTTAATTGAGCAGTGCATGGCTTTGCTGAGCCCTGGGGGCACCTTGCTGTTTTCGAACAACCTGCGCAGCTTCAAGATGGACCGCGAGGTGCAGGAGGCGTTTTCGGTCGAAAACCTGTCCGCGAAACTGCTCGACAAGGACTTCCAGCGCAACCCCAGGATTCACAATGTTTGGGAGATCAAAGCTCCATAA